The DNA sequence ACCGACCACGACGCTTCTACGCACAAGATAGCGCTACCAAACGCGTGCTTTACAGACCGAGGCTTCGTCTGCGGGTCTGATCTGCGTCTCTGTTCAGGGCAACTGCGTAGTTTCAAAGGTCGTGCGCGACAACCGGAGATAGGCAAACGATCAACACTTGTTGAGTTAGCGATCGTTTCCGGAGGCTCTGATTTATTATTGAAAGCCAATGTTATAATTTCAGATGGGAGAGGATAATGCAAAAGCATTCACGCAATTTAAACTTGTTACTTCTTGTGACTAGTTCTGCTTTTGGTCTGTCGGTGCCAGTTGCAGCCCAGACCGTGACCGGAAATGTTTCATCGGGCACCAATCAGTCGAGCACTGAAATTATCGTCACGGCGACTCGTCGGGCGCAAGCGCTGCAGGATGTTCCAATGAGCATCAACGTCGCCACTGGCGAACAGATTGAGCAGTTGAAGATCTTCGACGTCAAAGACGTGCAGCAGCTTGCTCCGGGGCTTGAATTGCGGAACGACAATGGCCGCGCCAATTCAGCAACGCTTCGAGGTGTGACGTTCGATCCCGACCAGGGCACCGGTCCCGCGGTTGACCTCTATTTCAATGAAGTGCCTATCGACGCGCAAACAGCGTTCACCGCAATCTACGATATTGACCAGATCGAAGTGCTGCGCGGCCCGCAGGGCGCGCTGCGTGGCCGTACAGCGCCGTCGGGCGCGATCACCCTGCGCACCCGCCGTCCCAACCTGAATACGATTGAAGGATATATTCAGGGCACGGCGACGGAAGACGCTGGCTACAACGTCCAGGGCGGCGTGTCGCTGCCGCTCGTGACCGACAAGGTTGCGATCCGTGCTGCCGTCCTTGTGGATGGCAATCGCCTGAACCAGGTCCGCAACATCACCCGCGGTGACCGTTCACGCAGCCGTACCGAAAGCGCTCGCCTGTCGGTGGCTTTGCAGCCGACCGAGGGCTTCGACATCAACGTGATGTATCAGTACCTTAACGCTGATAACCGCCTTTACACGCAGGTCTTTGGTCCCGGCAGCGCAGCCATCGGCAATCCGCCGATCGGGCTGGATGATCGGTTCAGCCTGTCCGAAGGCCGCAGGCGCTACCTCAACAACACGCACCTCGTCACGCTGGACGCCAAATATGACCTGGGTCCGGTTACGCTCGCATTCGTTGGGGGCCATCAGGAAACCAAGCTGACGCAATATAGCGAGAATGATCCTGGCAACGCCATTGCCAACTATGCGCCGACCCAGCTCACGCGGACGCCCTATAATGTAGATACGGCTGAACTCCGCCTGATGTCCAACAATGAAGGCTTCTTCAATTGGACTGCCAGCGTCTTCCACACGCATCAGACCGGCGATGTGACCGTCGAAAATCCGCTCGATTATATCGTCGGCTTCCCTGGTGTCCCCGCTCCGGTCGCCATCGTTCCGGTGACGGGCTTCATCAATGTTCCGGTCAAATCCAAGACCTGGGCGTTCGCTGGCAGCGTGCGGTTGAAGCCGACCGATGAACTGACGTTCGAAGCGGCAGGCCGTTACACGATGTCCAACGGTCAGCAGTTCGCGACGATCACAATTCCGGGTGCGGGCACCTTCCCCATCGTGGATTATAAGTCCAAGGAACGTCCCTTCACCGGCATGGCATCTTTGACCTATGAGGTCAGCCGCGATCTTACCGTCTATGCATCCTATGGCCGGGCGTTCCGCGGGTCGACTGCTGGTGTCGGCATCCCGCAGAATGTCAGTGAGGATTTGGCGATCAGCAAGCCGGAACATTCGGACAATTTCGAAGTAGGGTTCAAGACCGCTTTCCTCGACCGGCGTCTGTCTCTTGACGTGTCGGCCTTCTATCAGAAGTTCGACAACTTCATTTCGCGCTTCACCGGCATTGCGACTGATCAGGGAACCAACATCGATGTGACCGGTGACGGCGAGCCTGATGGTGTGTATGTTGGCCCGCCTGATGGCGACGTCGATACGACCGCCGACTACAACTATAATGGTAAAGCGACGGTCAAGGGCATCGAAGCAACTTTGGCGGGCCGCCCGACCGACAATTGGGACTTCTCGGTCAGCATGTCCTACATCAAGGGTCGTTATAAGAATGCCCTGCTGCCTTGCACGACGATCGATCCTGCCACTGGCCAACCAGTCGTTATCCCGAACCCGGCCTTCGGCGGTGTCAACAATGTCAGCTTCTGCAGTCGCAATTCGCGGCTGGCCGATATTCCTGACTTCAGCTTGACGGCAAATACGGAAGTGCGCTTCGGCTCCGGTCCGATGCAACCCTTCGTCCGGGCGCTGTTCACCTACCGCCCGAGCGTCTATTCTGACCGCCAGCAGTTCCGCTATCCTTCGCGTGAACTGGTCAATCTCTTTGTCGGTCTGCGTGGCGAAGAAAGTAAGTGGGAAGTCTCGGCGTTCGTCCGCAACCTCTTGAACCAGAACCGGATCACGAACATCAGCATCAACAACAGCACGTTCGAAGCGAGCAATGATCCGAGCGTCATCTACGACTCGGGCTACCGCACCGTGAACGTAACCAACCCGCGGGAATTTGGTCTTTCCGGGACTTTTAAATTCTAAGCCTCTCCACCTCCCGCCAGCCTTCGGCTGGCGGGATATTTTTTCTGGTGGAGCATCCTTGCCGTACCATACGAAATGCAACGTACGTGTTTACTTCTCACCCCGTCAATTATAAGGTGCGGAGAGCGGTCCTCGACTACAGGGCACGGGATCGGCGGTACATTCCGACGGAGAATTATCTTGGCTGATAGGCTCGCAATTACGCGGCGTATGTTCATTGCCTCTACTGCTCTAGCGACGCCGGTAGCCGTGATGGCTAGCGGTGTGGGCAGGGCAGTGTATCGCGATCCCAAGGCTCGGATCGAAGATCGCGTCCGCGATCTGCTGAGCCGGATGACCCTGGAGGAGAAGGCCGCACAGATGCGGTCGATGGCGTACACCAAGTCGTTGTTCCTCGACGGAGACAATTTCTCACCAGAAAAGGCGAAGCAGGTTTTCGTCAGCGGCATCGGGCAGATCGGCAACCCGAGCGATACAAACGGTACGGCCAGGTCGGCCAAGGACGCCTATCGCACCGTGGGGGAAACGATTGACTTGGTGAACGCCATCCAGCGGCACCTTGTCGAAAATACCCGCCTCGGCATCCCAGCCCTGTTCCATGAGGAAACCGCTCATGGCCTGAAGGCGCGAGACGCGACTATCTTTCCGATTCCCTTGGGCCTTGGCAGCACCTGGGACCCGGCGCTGGTCCAGCAGGCGTACGAACTGGCGGCGCGAGAGGCCCGCCTGCGGGGCGCTACCGTCGCGCTCAGTCCGGTTCTGGACCTTGCCCGCGATCCGCGCTTCGGCCGGGTCGAGGAATTCTTCAGCGAAGATCCCTATCTGGTCAGCCGGATGGGCATCGCCTCAGTGCGTGGGCAGCAGGGGCAGCGACCCTTGGCGGCGGACAAGGTGTTCGTGACGCTCAAACACTTCATTCACGGCGCACCCGAGAGCGGGCTCAATATCGGTCCAGCCGACATGAGCGAGCGGACGCTGCGCGAGAATTTCCTCGTACCCTTCGCGCAGGTAATCAAAAACGCCGACCCTGCCGTGATCATGCCTTCGTACAACGAGCTTGGGGGCGTTCCCTCCCACGCCAACTACGAGCTTCTGCAACGTACCGGACGCGAGCGGCTTGGCTTTCGCGGGGCGTATTTTAGCGATTATGGCGGGGTCACCAATTTGATCACGCATCATCATATGGCGGCGAATGACGATGATGCCGCCGTGCTGGCGGTTCATGCAGGCATCGATGCCGAAATGCCGGACGGTCAAGCCTATGCACGGTTGCCCGAGCTGGTCCGCGCTGGCCGCGTTCCCGAAGCCAGCATCGACGCGGCGGTATCCCGCATCTTGGCGCTCAAGTTCGAGGCTGGTCTGTTCGAAAATCCCTATCTGAACAAATCCCTCGCCCTGCGTCAGGTCAATGCGCCCGCCAGCAAGGCGCTTGCGCGCAAGGTCGCGCAGAAGTCTCTGGTGCTGCTGAAAAATGACGGTTTGCTGCCGATCGATCCGGCCAAGCCGCGCAAGATCGCAGTCATCGGACCGAACGCGGTTGAGCCATTGTTTGGCGGCTATTCATCCGTGAACGCGCAGGCCGTGGGGATATTGGCGGGCGTGAAAGCGGCTGCCGGGCGAGCGATCTCCATCGAGCATGCCGAAGGTGTCCAGATTGTCAAACCCGACCCCACGGGTCAGCATCTGCCCGCCCGCGCCGCGCGCTACGCCGATCCGGCGGAGAATGCGACGCGCATAGCCCAGGCTGTGGAGGTCGCGAAACGGTCAGATGTGATCCTGTTGGTCGTCGGCGACGTGCCGGAAATCACCCGCGAGGCGATCCATGCTGGAGCGCCGGGCGATCGTAACAGCCTGAACCTGTTCGGCGATCAGGACGCGCTGGTGGATGCGATGATCGCGACAGGCAAGCCGATTGTTGCCTTGCTGATCAACGGGCGTCCGCTCACGGTCAGTCGCCTGGCCGAAAAGGCCAATGCTCTGGTGGAGGGCTGGTATCTCGGCCAGGAGGGAGGGAACGCCTTTGCCGATATGCTTTTCGGCAAGGTCAATCCGGGTGGCAAACTGCCGATCACCTTTCCCCGGTCGGTTGGCGACCTGCCAGTGTTCTACAACAAGCATTCTTCAGCCAAGATTGGCCAACGCTATGTAGAAGCCAAGCCGACGCCGCTTTTTCCTTTCGGCTATGGCCTGAGTTACACGACGTTCGAGATGACCGCGCCGCGCCTCTCGAAGGCCACCATTGCGGTCGGCGAAACAGCAATCGTGGAGGTGGACGTCACAAATACGGGACAAAGGCCAGGCGATGAAGTGGTCCAGCTCTATGTCCGCGATGATGTAAGTTCCGTGCCGCGACCGGTACTGGAGTTGCGCGGATTTGAACGGGTGACCTTGAAGCCAGGTGAAAAGCGCACTGTGCAGTTCCGCCTTGATCCCGACAGCCTGGCATTCTGGAACATCGACATGAACTATGTCGTGGAACCGGGCACTTTCACGATTCACGCCGGTCCGAACTCGGTCGATCTGAAGTCGGTGAAGCTTACGGTTGCCTGACCAGCGACATTAGCGAAGGTGGCGCGCGCCGACCGCGCACAGGAGTGAAGATGATGTGGGATCGCCGCGAAATAATTGGTGCCGGAGCAGCAGTCTTGGCTTCTTCTGCTCTTACTAAGCCGTCTTTTGGCCAGACCGATACCGAGCATGTGGAGATCGATCTTCGCCACGAGACGGGCGCGCTGGATCATATCTGGTCGCGTTGCGCGGGATCGGATCGGGCCTCCGCCACGATGCGGGAAAGTTGGCGGCATGATCTGGAGCGGTTCAGGGTCGAAACGGGCCTGGAACGCGTGCGGTTTCACGGCATATTCAACGATGATCTTGGCGTCTGGCCCGGAGGGATGAACGGCAAGGATCCAAATTTCCAGAATGTCGATGAAGTCTATGACGGCGTTCTGGCGAGGGGAGTGCAGCCTTTCGTTGAGTTGAGCTTCATGCCCAAGAAGCTCGCCAGCGGGAACACAAAGCTGAATTTCACCTACAACGCCAATATCACTCCGCCAGCGTCGCCGCAGGCATGGGGCGATTTTATCGGCGTTTTCGTGCGCCACCTGATCGATCGCTATGGTCTGGGCACAGTACGCCAGTGGTATTTCGAGGTTTGGAACGAGCCCAACTTGAGCTGGTTCTTCAGCGGTACGCAAGCGGACTATTTCGCTATGTACAAGGCCGCGGCGCGCGCGATCAAGGCAATAGACCCCAAGTTGCGCGTGGGCGGCCCCTCCACCGCGGCGGCACAATGGATGCCGGAGTTTCTCGGCTTTTGCGCTCAGGAAAATCTGCCCGTCGATTTTGTTTCGACGCATATCTATGCGGGCGATGACCAGAAGGAACTGTTTGGCGAGGCGAATAAAATTCCTCACAAGGATGTGATCCCCGCAGCCATGGCCAAGGTACGGAGCCAGATCGACGCGACGCTATACAAGGGCGCGGAACTGTGGCTATCGGAATGGTCGTCGGACAGTCCCGCGATGATCGCCCATGTCATCAGCAATTGCCTGCCTTACTGCCACGCCATGTCGCAATGGTGCATCAGCAATGTGTTCGAAGAGATCAACTTCCCCAATTTCATCCTGAAGGAAGGCGACGGCGGCTGGGGCATGATCGCCCAGCGCGGCATCCCGCGCCCGTCCTTCAACACCTACAAGCTGCTGCACCGGCTGGGTCAGCGCAGGCTGGCGACCACCGGACCGGCTCTTGCGAGCAAGACCAGGAACGGCGCAGCTGCACTGATATGGAATCTTGCCGAAGTGAAGCAGCCTTCCGGGATACCGGGCATGAGCAACGAGCGGATCGTCACGGGCGAACGCAAGAAGATTAAGGTCAAGCTGAAGGGCGCTTCTCCAGGAAAGAGCGTGCGGGTCAGCTATGTCGATCAGGAGCGGGGTTCGCCTCTCCCGAAGTGGCGAGAATTGGGGTCGCCGCAATATCCCAGAAAGGATCAAATCGATCAGATCCGCCGGGCTGCCGAACTCGCGCCGCCGGAAACGCGGCGCCTGGATAAAGAGGGCGTCTTGACGCTGGACCTGCCGCCTGAAGGCGTCGCATTGGTTGAAATGTTTGAATGAATAGAAGCCTAAATTCGCTTTTGTGGGCGTCTTGTGGTGCAGGCGATAACTTCATAAGTGAGACTGCCTAACGAAGACGGGACATCTGGGTGAAGGAATCGAAGAAGCGCGGTTCGCCGGTTGACGCAAAGCCTAAACCTCAAGCCACGCGGGTTAGTAGGCGCATGGGACGCCCGCCAACCAAGAAAGCGGGCGAGATAGAGGAAGCTATTCTGTCAGCGGCGAAGGAAATGTTCCTGTCGCTCGGCTATGAAGCAACCTCGATGGAAGCGGTGGCGCAGGCGGCCGGTGTTTCCAAACGAACATTGTACATCCGTCATTCGACCAAGGAAGCGTTGATAAAGTCTGTAGTGGAAGATCGCATCCGCACCTGGTCTAACGAAGCAAGTGCCCGCAACAGCGAGGTGCCCGAGGCATTTCCCGAAAGCCTGAAGCGGCACGCCCAGACCTTTGTCCACATGCTTGCCAACCCTGAAGTTCGGCAATTTGATCGGTTGATCTTGACGACGGCCCATCGCTTCCCCGAGATCGCTGAATCTTTCTACAACCTCGGCTACAATTACGAGCTCGGCTTCCTCACGAACGAAATCATCATAGGGACGCAGAACGATGCTGTGCCTCCTAAGGAGCCCAAGCGCGTAGCGCTGCAGTTGTTGAGTATGATCCAGGGGTGGCGCAGGACCGAGGAAACGGTGCGCGAGATCAGCACTGAAGAAGCGGCGGAATTCGCGTCTCAGGCGGTGGACGTGCTGTTGCGTGGTAGGGACAGTTGGTAAAGTATTGGCCTGGTTGACACGATTGGCCGGAGCATATGACAGCCGGCCAATCGCGCGAGGCTTACTTGGCCTTCAGTTTGGCGAGGTCGGCGTCGACATCGGCAAGTACCTTGTCCGTGATCTGATCCGGCGAATATTGCTGAATATCCTTCAACGTCATCGAACGAGCCATATCGACCTGATCATTCGTGGTCATGCCGGGAACGTGCTTTTCCAAAACAGCCTTTGCAGCGGGATCGTCAAGCAGGGCGCCGATTTCGGTCGTCGAGCTTGAATAAGCTGCCTGAGCAAAAGCGGGCAGGGGTGCCATCGCGACTACCGCGGCGACCAAGATCAATTTCTTCATTTTTCTCTCTCCGTCAATGAGTGGCAAACTATTTAGCAGGATGTTGGTTTAATGCAACGAACCTGTTTACTTCTCCCGTGATAAAGCGCTATGCCTTGCCCGTTGCTGAACAACGTTGAGTAGGGGTGAGGTGATGAAGGCGGTCGCGAAGCGGAAGGTGTTCCGGGTCCTTGGCGTTCTTTTTACTGGAGTTGCCTGAAAATGCTGCGCCAGCCCAATGTCAGCCGCAGGTCTGTCCTGATCAGCTCCGCCTGCCTTTTCGCATGGCAGGCCTCGGGAATCCCCGCTGCGATGGCCGCTGCCCGCCGTCCGCTTTCCGGCCGGGTCAAGTCGCTGATCGCTCAGATGACAATCGAAGAAAAGGCGGGGCAGCTGACGCTTATGCCCACGCCTTGGACATCAGCAGCAGCAGCAAAGATCAATCCGGAAGCGGCCTTGCGCAACGTCGAGAATTTAACGGACGACGCGCAGGCCGGGCGGCTGGGCGGCGTGTTCAACGGTTTCGGGGTCGAGGCGCATCGCAAGCTTCAGACCGCAGCGATGAAGGGCCGCCTTGGCATTCCCATGATCTTCGCGGGCGATGTGATCCACGGTTACCGCACGGTTTTCCCGGTGCCGCTCGGGGAAGCGGCAAGCTTCGACCCGGACCTTGCCGAGCGCACCGCCCGTGCGGCCGCCGAAGAAATGGCGGCAACCGGTTTCGACTGGGTCTTTGCGCCGATGGTGGACATAGGCCGGGACGCACGCTGGGGCCGTACGGTCGAAGGGGCGGGCGAGGATGTGCTGCTGTCGAGCGACATGGCTCGTGCGCGGACCCGCGGCTTTCAGGGCCGCTCTCTTGCCGACGACGCTTCAGTTGCCGCCTGCATGAAGCATTTTGTGGCTTATGGGGCTGCAGAAAGCGGGCTGGACTATAACACGGCGGACATTTCGGAACGCACGCTGCGCGAAGTCTATTTGCCACCGTTCCAGGCCGCCGTGGATGCAGGCTGCGCCACGGTCATGGCCGCGTTCGAGGATATCGCTGGTCGTCCAATCCATGGCGGCCGTGAGTTCCTGACCGACATATTGCGCGGTGAGATGGGCTTCGATGGGCTGGTCGTCGGCGACTATAATGGCGATGTTGAAATCGCCGCGCGGGGCCTTGCAGCCGACGCAAGGGACGCCGCGCGGATCGCCATCATGGCAGGGCTCGACATGAGCATGGCCAGCGGCATCTACCGCGATCATCTGCCTTCGTTGGTGCAGGCGGGCGAAGTGCCGATGGAGCGGGTGGACGAGGCGGTCGGCCGCGTCCTCGCACTCAAGGAAAGGCTCGGTCTGTTCGAAGATCCTTTCCGGCGGATGGACCTGAAGCGCCAGCAGGTGCGCATGCGCACCAAGCCGACCCTCTCGCTCGCACGCGAGGCGGCCCAACGCTCTATCGTCATGCTGAAGAATGATGGCGACCTTTTGCCTTTGCCGCGCAAGGGCAAGCGGATCGCCATCATCGGCCCCTTTGCGGAGGGCCCCAGCAATCTGCACGGGCCTTGGACGCTCTTTGCCGACAATAAGGAAGCGGTCGATCTTGCCAGTGCCGTGCGAGCGGCGGTCAGCGACCCTTCGCTCGTTACCGTGGTGAAGGGTAGCGAGATCACGGCTCCGATTGACGGCGGGATCGATGCAGCCGTGGCGGCCGCCCGCGCGGCGGATATCATCATCCTTGCCGTTGGCGAACGCGAAGCGATGTCGGGCGAGGGCGCCTCGCGCGACATCATTGTGGTCCCTGCCCCGCAACAGGCCTTGGCCGAGGCAGTCGCTGCCGCCGGTAAGCCGATGGTCGTAGCGCTTCGCAACGGGCGCGCGCTCGCGTTGGAAGGTCCGATCCTCAACGCCCCGGCGATCCTCGTCACCTGGTTCCTAGGTTCGGAAATGGGTAATGCCGTCGCAGATATCCTATTCGGAGCTACAGGACCATCAGGGCGCCTCCCCGTCAGCTTTCCTATTTCGGCGGGGCAGGTGCCTTATTATTACGCGCATCGTCGGCCGGGTCGTCCAGCCAACGCGCGATACATTACATCGAAATATGAGGCTCGTTTCCCGTTCGGCCATGGCCTGACATATGGGAAAATCAGCTATGCCGATCTTGTCATGTCCTCCAAGCAGATCCCGAAGAATGGCCGTTTACGGGTGATGGTGACGGTCAAGAATGACGGGAAATATGCGGCCAAGGAATTGGTGCAGCTATATGTGCAGGATGTCGTTGCAAGCGTAACTCAGCCCATCCGGCAGCTCAAGGCTTATAAGCATGTCGATCTGGCACCTGGTCGTTCTCAGCAGCTTACATTTGACCTTGCGATCACTGATCTTGCCTTCCTTGGTGTTGACCTGAAGCCTGTGATCGAAGCGGGCAAGTTCAAGCTGTGGATCGCACCATCCGCCGAAGCTGCCGGTCTCGCCGGAGAGTTCGAGGTATCGTGATCTCGCCTGCCTAAGCGCTAGCGGCAGTTAATCAAAGCGTGGGTCGCCTCATGAGGCACGCACGCCTCATCCTCCATTTTGTGTTGTCAGCAGTTGTGGAGGAGCTAAGGCCGCTGGCACGCCGAGAAATATAGTTGCGGTTATATGTCCAAGACATTTCTCAGCAACTAGGCTTTTAGAGATATTCTCGTCCATAAGTTTGCGCATGCTAGATCCGAATCCCCATATGACTTTTCTCGAAGTCCAGCTTCGATAGGACTAAGCGGCTGCGACTTATATTATTTTCGAGCTTGATTCTCGGATCTGCCTCTGCGGAGCTTTGCAAAGCAACGCTCGTTTCAGCATTGAAATGTCCGGCCGTGCTAGATGCGAGCGAACTCACCCTTGAGCACCTGGACATAGCGGCTGGCCTTTCGCTTCCGCCGCCGATGGTAGCTTCGCACCAGGGATGTGAGGCTCTTGATGTCTTCCAGGTTGAAAGCGTCTGTCAGCATGGTGACCTCAAGTGCGACATCGCCGAAGATCCTATCTTCCACTGCGCGAAGGGGAGCAAGACGGTCATTGTTCGAGGCTATGGCAGCAACTAACTCCCGATTGTCCTGCCGTCTAGCTATTCGAAGGAAAAGATCTGCTGTCCTCTCGGCGGTGTTCATCGGGTAGCGTAGCGAGGCAGTCTCCTCCGCCTGCGGCAAATTCAACCGTAGCACATGAAGAAGGACATAGCCGTTCCATTCCAGAAGGTCACGGATGGTGGCTTCATCAAGCGTCGGTACAAAGAAGCCGTCACCCGGAGAGACTTGGACGAGCCGCTCGCCGGCAAGACGATTGAGGACGTCTCTCACCGGCGTCATGCTGGCATGAAGTTCATCGGCGATGCGTGAAGCCTCCAAGCGATATCCCATGGGATAATGTCCTGCACGCAATCTCGCCTTCACTGCGACATAGACTCGCTCAAGGACAGGGGCGGGGCTCATCGGGGTTCCGCCTCAAGGGTTATCCAGCCATGGCCGAACCTCTCCACTGCGTTGTCTTGCGAGAATATCCTCAACCATCATCTCCTGGTCGGGCCGCAGGGCGTCAATGGCGCCAGGAAGAGGGGAGACGTCGTCGCTTAACAAGAGGGAAGGACAGCGTCCCTCATAATTTCCCAAATTGGGTCGATGTTGAGCGTAGCCCGCCAAACCCGCCAGCTCGATGCTGAAAGTCCGGGCGATTTCAGGCGGATAGGCAAGCCAGAGATTTTCATAGGGCTTGAGCCATCCGAGCGAATAACCGAATATGACTGCTCGTCGCGGAGCCGAGCTGACATTGGCGCCGGCACCGTGAAGGGTGGACCCTAGAAAACAGATTGCTGATCCGGGAAGGCATTCAGCTATGACCGGCGGGGCGGGATGACTTTGCGTGATCCCGTGCGCGCCATGGCTGCGCGGGTAGAATTCCGTGCCGCCATTCTCCTTCGTGAAGGGCGAAAGCGGCCAGATGACGTTGACCAGATATTCGTGCTTCCCTTTTTCGCCTTGCCACATGTCGTGATCGCGGTGCGGAACCTGGGCCAAGGCGCCCGGATGAATTTCGATCGCTTGTGCAACGTTCATTTGGATGCGGTCGCATGCCTCGCCCAGAATGGCATTTGCCATGTCGAGAAGGACGGGGTGGGTGACGAGGTCGGCGGCATGGAGTGACCGCCTCAGCAGCGAACCAAATCTTTTTGTCCGCTCTCCGTAGAATCCGCCTTTGCAGAAGGGCGCTGCTGAAAAGACCGGCGACAGATCCGCTTCGAGCGCTGCTATTTTCTCGAGCGGCAGAAGGTCAGGGATGATGCAATAGCCCTGCTTCAGCAGTTTCTGTGTCCAAGCGCCGGCAGCGACCGTCACAGATGGTGATCGGGCCATCACGCGCGCTCCTGTGCAACAGCTGATAGCTGCTCCGGGAGGCGCGGCGGTTCGTACACGCCCGTACGCTTAAGTCCGGCAATGGTGTCGCCATCGATCTCGATATGGATCGCGACCAATGCCTGGCCCGCCACGGAGACCACTGGTCCCAGGGGCTTGCAGCGCCACCCGAAAGTCATGATCTGCTCGGACCAGGCTGGCGCAGCCACACCGGTAAAGCCAGTCAGGTCATGCGCGAGCCCATATTCCGCCAGGGCGGTCACCAGCTGATTGCGTGCAAGGCGCCGCGCCGCCCCTCGGTGGTGCCGGCTCAGGCAGAAGCGGGTGATCTCTCTGACCGCCGGCCCCGAGGGCGGCGGCGCCGCGCAAAGCATGGGGAAGCAAGCGGAGAGAAGATGATCCGTGTCGGTT is a window from the Sphingobium sp. Cam5-1 genome containing:
- a CDS encoding acyl-homoserine-lactone synthase; amino-acid sequence: MFEHSNKSMIYGAEGAAMRAMFRARKEVFIDLLGWDLPVLAGEYELDQFDGPGAEYVILTDRDGAHRASARLLPTDTDHLLSACFPMLCAAPPPSGPAVREITRFCLSRHHRGAARRLARNQLVTALAEYGLAHDLTGFTGVAAPAWSEQIMTFGWRCKPLGPVVSVAGQALVAIHIEIDGDTIAGLKRTGVYEPPRLPEQLSAVAQERA
- a CDS encoding GntR family transcriptional regulator; the protein is MSPAPVLERVYVAVKARLRAGHYPMGYRLEASRIADELHASMTPVRDVLNRLAGERLVQVSPGDGFFVPTLDEATIRDLLEWNGYVLLHVLRLNLPQAEETASLRYPMNTAERTADLFLRIARRQDNRELVAAIASNNDRLAPLRAVEDRIFGDVALEVTMLTDAFNLEDIKSLTSLVRSYHRRRKRKASRYVQVLKGEFARI
- a CDS encoding phytanoyl-CoA dioxygenase family protein; the encoded protein is MARSPSVTVAAGAWTQKLLKQGYCIIPDLLPLEKIAALEADLSPVFSAAPFCKGGFYGERTKRFGSLLRRSLHAADLVTHPVLLDMANAILGEACDRIQMNVAQAIEIHPGALAQVPHRDHDMWQGEKGKHEYLVNVIWPLSPFTKENGGTEFYPRSHGAHGITQSHPAPPVIAECLPGSAICFLGSTLHGAGANVSSAPRRAVIFGYSLGWLKPYENLWLAYPPEIARTFSIELAGLAGYAQHRPNLGNYEGRCPSLLLSDDVSPLPGAIDALRPDQEMMVEDILARQRSGEVRPWLDNP